The DNA sequence TCAACCTTGGGGAAAAGCCCGAAGTTTATGTTCATCGGCTGAAATCCGCTTTTTCCTGGGGTTGAGATGTACTCAAGCAGGGAACCTATGGATGTTTCCCTTGGGACGTGGGCAGGTGCGAGCCCAAGCGCTTTTCTCGAGGCGTTTATTCCGCAGACGATTCCGGTTGCTGCGGACTCGACGTATCCTTCAACTCCCGTGATCTGCCCGGCGAAAAAGAGGCCCGGACGGGAACTCAGGGAAAGGTCTTTCTCAAGGAGTCTCGGGGAATCTATGTACGTGTTTCTGTGCACGCTTCCGTATCTTAGAAACTCCGCCCTTTCAAGCCCCGGGATCTTCCTGAAAACGGTTCTTTGCTGAGGGTATCTGAGCTTTGTCTGAAACCCCACCATGTTGTACATCGTTTCCTCGCTGTTCTCCGTTCTTAGCTGCAGAACTGCAAAGGGGGTTTTCCCGGTTCTCGGATCAATTAGGCCGACGGGTTTTAGGGGGCCGAACCGAAGAGTATCTCTTCCTCTCTCGCATATGACCTCAACCGGCATGCAGCTTTGGAAGTAGAGTGCTTTCTCAAATTCCCTGGTCTCCACTTTTTCTCCGCGGATCAGGTCGTCAACAAGCTCGTAGTACTGATCCTCAGAGAGCGGACAGTTGAGATAATCTCCCTCCTCAGAGTCTCCGTGGCCGTATCTTGATCCCCTGAAGATTTTCGAGCGGTCGATTGTATCTGCGTCGATTATCGGCGAGATGGCGTCGTAGAAGTAAAGATATTCGGATTCCGTGAGCGAGGAAATCTCCGCGCAAAGTGCATCCGAGGTAAGAGGACCGGTGGCCACGACCACGGTCCCGTTTTCGGGTATTTTCGTTACCTCTTCCCTTTTCAGGTCTATAAGTTCGTTGCCCTGGATTTTCCGCGTTATGTAATCCGAGAACATTTCCCTGTCGACCGCGAGAGCTTTTCCCGCGGGAACCTTTGAGGCCTCGGCTGCCTCGATCACGAGTGAGCCGAGGCGCCTCATTTCCTCTTTAAGTATTCCTGAGGCGTTCTCCATGGATGCCGATTTGAGAGAATTGCTGCACACAAGCTCCGCGAGATCCGAAGTTCTGTGCGCGGCGGTTTTCCTCCGCGGCCTCATTTCATAGAGAGTTACCCTTACTCCAAACTTTGAGATCTGATTTGCGGCTTCAACCCCTGCGAGCCCTGCGCCGATTACTGTTATTGACAATTGCTTATACCAAGATCCTTGAACTTGAGTAACCCTTTTGTGAATTCAAGCAGTTCAATTTTAACAGACTGCGGAAGTTTCGCATCTACCGCGGTCCGTTTTGTAGCAAGGACTTACATAAGATATAATTCCCCAAGATTATGAGCTATGGAGCAGTTGTATTTGACCTTGACGGAACCCTGATTGACTCTCTTGAGGATCTTGCTGATGCCGTGAATCAGGCACTCGGAATAAACGGATTTCCGCCGCGCGCGACCGGGTGCTACAGGTACTTTATAGGAAAGGGTCCGAAGGTTATGGTGTCAAGAGCCCTCCCCGAGGACAAAAGAAACAATGATGCTGTCGTTGAAAAATGCCTTACCGATTTCAACAGCATCTACAGCCGTGCCTTTAACGTAAAAACCACTCTTTATGACGGTATACCGGATCTTCTGAACGAGCTTTCCGAAAGAGGTCTGAAAAAGGCGATTCTTACCAACAAGCCGCACGTGTTTACCGAAAAATACGTGGAGGATCTGCTTGCCGACTGGAATTTCGAGGTGGTCATAGGGCAGAGGGATGAAATTCCGAGAAAACCGGATCCCTCGGGAGCGCTGCGGATATCAAGGGAACTCGGAATTGACTCGTCACAGATGGTTTATCTTGGAGACTCGGGGGTGGATATGCTTACTGCAGTTGGGGCGGGTATGCTTCCGGTGGGAGTTCTCTGGGGTTTCCGAACGGGAGACGAGCTTCGTGAAAACGGAGCCGAACATCTTATAGAAACTCCGATGGAACTGCTCTCAATTATTGATTTGTAGCTTCCGGCGTATAATGGCCATGGATTTTGAACATGTAAAACTGGGAATTCTCGGAGGCGGTCAGCTCGGGAAAATGCTCTGTCTGGTTGCGAGCAACTGGAACCTCCGCACCTATGTGCTCGATCCTTCCGCCGATTGTCCGACGGCGTCCGTGTGCACCGGGTTTACCCATGGAGATTTCAGGAATTACGAGGATGTCTACGAGTTTGGCAGAAATGTTGACATCCTGACAATAGAGATTGAGCACGTAAACCTGCAGGCGCTTTTTCGGCTGCGGGAAGAAGGAGTCATCATAAGGCCTGAACCCCACGCGCTTGAACTCATACAGGACAAGGCGAAGCAGAAGGAGTTCTATGTTTCAAAGGGGCTCCCCACAGCCGATTTTTCGGTCTTTCCCGGGAAAGAGGCTATAGTTGCGGCCGTAGGGTCCGGTGAGATAAAAATTCCTTTCGTCCAGAAACTTTCAAGGACGGGTTATGACGGAAGAGGAGTTTATGTCGTTAGAAAAAAGGAACAGCTCGACGATCTTTTAGAAGGAGAATCGGTCATTGAAGACCTTGTTGATGTGGAAAAGGAGATTTCCGTTATAGTCTCGCGTAATTCCACCGGGGAAACGAAATGTTTTCCTCCGGTAGAAATGCTGTTTAACAGCAATGCAAACATAGTTGAATTCCTGATAAGTCCCTGCGAGCTTGACAACGCAATGTCCGCTCAGGCATGTGAACTTGCCGAGCGCACGATAAGGTCTTTTGACATGTGCGGGATACTTGCGGTTGAGATGTTTGTTTCCAAAAAAGGCGAGATACTTATAAACGAATCCGCTCCGAGACCGCATAACAGCGGGCATCACACGATTGACGCGGCTCGCACCTCGCAGTATGAGCAGTGTCTGAGATCGATTCTCGATCTTCCCCCGGGCGATACTGAAATAAAAACTCCTTCTGTTATGATTAACATTCTCGGGCAGCCGGGTTTCGAGGGCGAGGTAAGGTACGAGGGACTTCGTGGATGCATGGGCGTTGAAGGAGCCAAGTTCCACATATACGGTAAGACCCTTACCAAGCCTTACAGAAAAATGGGACATGTCACCGTGCTTGACGATGATATTTCAGGCGCGCTTGAGAAAGCGAGATTCATAATGAGCAATCTGAGGGCGATAGCATGAAACCTATTTTAGTAAGCGTTATCATGGGTTCTGACTCGGATCTTCCAGTCATGGCGGAAGCGGTTGAGGTTCTGGAACAATTCGGCGTAGGGCATGAAGTTACCATAGTCTCGGCACACAGAACTCCGGAGCGGCTTGTGGATTTTTCAAAAAAAGCTCACAAAAGAGGAGTTAAGGTCATAATAGCCGGGGCAGGGGGTGCGGCGCATCTTCCGGGAATGGTGGCCTCCGTTTCTCCCCTTCCGGTCATAGGGGTTCCGATAAAATCCTCAAACTCGATTGATGGATGGGACTCTGTGCTTTCCATCCTGCAGATGCCCTCGGGCGTTCCGGTCGCCACGGTAGCTCTCGGCGGGGCGAAAAACGCCGGCATCCTTGCCGTTGAAATTCTTTCCGTTGCCGACCCGGAACTTTCACGTTCGGTAGTGGAGCACAAAAAGAAGCTTTCCTCTGAAGTAAAGAAGAAGGCAGCGCGACTTGAAAAGATGGGTGCCTCGGTCTATCTTGAGCGGACAGGCGAGAAGAAGAAATCTTCCTGAGACTTGTACCTTCCCTCGCTGCTTTTGATCATCCCGCTGAGAGGGATTTCTGTTTGAATGTGAGGGCCGTTCAATGCCTTTGCCTGACAACAGGTATTCTGCAGGGAAGGTAACTCCTCCTTTTTCGCAGAATTTCAAGATTTTCCGGTTGGCTCAGCAGGTAGAGCAGGTTGTCCATGACTTCATTCTGAATCAGGTGTCCCCGCTCCCACCTGCTGAGGGTTTCTTCGTCGATTCCCGTTTCGCGGGAAAATTCTTCCTGAGACATGTTCGTGCGCTTTCGAATACGGGTTATCTCTTCGGGCGTCAGCACCCCAAGATAATTGCATACGGCTTCATGCCTCAAGTCATCCGCCCTGCTGTCTGTATACTCAAAGGAGCACTCATTGCAGCTGTAGACATCCACAACTGCGCTCAGAAAAACGCGTGGTTGAGAATTTCCGTACTCAAATCTGTCCTCTTCTTTCCTTATGTGCACATCAGAGGATCCACACATGTGGCAGGTGATGCTCTGTTTATCCATTTTTTCGGTTCCTTTTTAATTGCTACCGCTCTCCCCGTCGCTCAAATGAAAACTTGTAGCTGCTCACCCCCTCCCCGCAAGAGAGCTTTAGGAAGGTGAGGTCGTATTGGGGTTGATTATACTGCGTTCCTCAATGGTGGCAAGAATTAAGGAACGTGAAACTTAGCAAAGTCATTTCTTCCTTTACAATTACATTGTCGAAACACATAATAAACACGACACAATAAAAGAAAAGGTTTGGCAACAAAACCACTTTTAAGCAAACTATTTTTACACTTTACAGTCATATTGCTTGCCACACCTAGGTAGAAGAACCTGATGCTGACGAAACTAACTGTCCGTAACTTTAAATCGCTTGACGACGTGACAGTCGAATTACCGCGTCTTGCTGTTCTCTTTGGACCAAACGCGGCAGGCAAGAGCAATCTTCTCGACGCTATTCAGGCGCTTTCATGGATGGGCAATGCGCGCACGTTGCTTGATGCGCTTGGAGGACCTCTTCCTGTCCGAGGTCTTTCCTTTGAAGCGTTTTCTTTTCCTTCGGATGGATTACCAGCATTACTGCGAAAACAGTCTGCACGGTTCACCCTAGAAGCCGATTTGGTTACCAAAAACGGGAAATACCGATATCGTATCGAACCGGAAATCGATTTCAAATCGGGTCGTCTAAGCGTTGCTGACGAGTATCTTGCCCAGCTCGGAGTTGCTGGCAATCCAAAGGGAACACCTGCTATCGAGCGCGTAGATTCCACTCTACACATTCGGCGTAAAGGCAAGGCAGGTCCTCCTCGGCGGGAACCATTAGGTTTGAACCATTCAATTCTTTCCGATTTAAGTCTTGGCGGAAAGGATTACCTCTGGTTCGAGCAAGTGCGCATGGAACTTTATAAATGGCGCACCTATTATCTTGAGCCACGAATGGTGATGCGTGTCGAGGAACCCCCTGCTGATGTTTCAGACATTGGTGTTCACGGACAGTATATTGCGCCGTTTTTATACAAGCTTCAAGCCGAGTACCCGAAGCATTTTAATGCTGTATCTCGAACATTAAGATCGATAGTGCCGAGTATAGATAAACTTACTGTCGAACTGGATGAGAAACGCGGCACGCTGAACCTCCTGATTCGGCAGTCAGGTATAGAGTATTCATCTCGTGTTCTATCCGAAGGAACGCTACGGATCCTCGCACTTTGCGCAATTGCCGTTAATCCTTGGGAAAATTCTCTGTTGGCACTTGAGGAACCCGAAAGTGGAGTTCATCCGCGTCGACTTGAACTGATAGCTCAGCTGTTACTGTCTTTAACCAAGCAGCCTGGCCGTCAGGTCATTGTTACAACCCACTCCCCGCTGTTTGCCGATGCGATACTGAAGGCGAAGCGCGAGTCATCGTCACCTGATGATATCGGGCTGTTTAACGTTCGCCGCGTAGAGCGAGCCACCGTGATTGAGCCCTTTAATATAAGTGGTCCGCTGTTTAAGGATATGGAAATTACCGCGGCGCTGGCTGATGATATGGACGACGGGGGATTTGAAAGCCTGCTGTTACGAGGCCTTATTGATGAGTAATCGAGTGGTGGTCGATCTCTTCGCCGAGGATTTGGCACATGAAAAGTTTTTGGAACCAATGCTGAATCGGGTTGCCCGCGAAGAAGGTGTCAAGGTATGGACCAGAGTGATTTCCGCCAAAGGCGGACACGGCAGAGCCATTAAAGAATTTGAACGTTATCAGAATACCAAAGACAAACTTGACAGAGAACCGGGGGATTTTGTGGTGGTTGCCATTGATGGGAACTGTTCCACATTTGTTAAGGCGCGAGAGGAAATTCTGAATTCTACAACTCCAGCGTTGATTGACAAACTGGTTGTCGCATGCCCAGACCCGCATGTTGAACGTTGGTACCTCGCAGACCCAAAGTCATTCGAGGTCGTTGTGGGTTATCGTCCCAAAATCATCCCTAATAAGTGTGAACGTGATCACTACAAACACTTACTGTTGGAAGCGATCCGCAAAGCTGGCCATCCGGCTCCGCTGGGTGGAATTGAATTCGCCTCTGAGCTTGTGGAAGAAATGGATCTCTATCGAGCTGGGAAGTCTGATTCATCTCTAAAGGCGTTTCTGGATGACCTTCGAATCAAATTAAAGACAGTTTCTACTAGATCCTAAAAAATTTATAGACACGGGTCGGGTTGCAATACAAATGATAAAGGGAACGAACACGAAATTGGTGAATGCAGTTGCGGCGTACTTCACCGAACTTAGGCAGGTGCGTGCGTCAGGTGGCGCAACCGGAGAGCGGTCGAGGTATGGGCCGCTTGCTAATCTGCTGAATGCTATTGGCGCGATGCTCAAGCCAAAGGTGTTCTGTGTTGGCGAGCTTGCCGACCAAGGCGCTGGCCATCCCGACTTCGGTTTCTATGCGGCAAAGCAGATTAAGAAGGGACAACCGCGCTATGGCCAAATGCCGGAACGTGGCGTGGTTGAAGTGAAAGCTGCCGATGACGATGCGTGGCTCACCGCTGAGGGTGATCAGGTAAGCGG is a window from the Candidatus Dadabacteria bacterium genome containing:
- the trmFO gene encoding methylenetetrahydrofolate--tRNA-(uracil(54)-C(5))-methyltransferase (FADH(2)-oxidizing) TrmFO; amino-acid sequence: MSITVIGAGLAGVEAANQISKFGVRVTLYEMRPRRKTAAHRTSDLAELVCSNSLKSASMENASGILKEEMRRLGSLVIEAAEASKVPAGKALAVDREMFSDYITRKIQGNELIDLKREEVTKIPENGTVVVATGPLTSDALCAEISSLTESEYLYFYDAISPIIDADTIDRSKIFRGSRYGHGDSEEGDYLNCPLSEDQYYELVDDLIRGEKVETREFEKALYFQSCMPVEVICERGRDTLRFGPLKPVGLIDPRTGKTPFAVLQLRTENSEETMYNMVGFQTKLRYPQQRTVFRKIPGLERAEFLRYGSVHRNTYIDSPRLLEKDLSLSSRPGLFFAGQITGVEGYVESAATGIVCGINASRKALGLAPAHVPRETSIGSLLEYISTPGKSGFQPMNINFGLFPKVEGKMGKEKKRRIIAQRAIESMSAYDPFYRVSAFR
- a CDS encoding HAD family hydrolase — encoded protein: MSYGAVVFDLDGTLIDSLEDLADAVNQALGINGFPPRATGCYRYFIGKGPKVMVSRALPEDKRNNDAVVEKCLTDFNSIYSRAFNVKTTLYDGIPDLLNELSERGLKKAILTNKPHVFTEKYVEDLLADWNFEVVIGQRDEIPRKPDPSGALRISRELGIDSSQMVYLGDSGVDMLTAVGAGMLPVGVLWGFRTGDELRENGAEHLIETPMELLSIIDL
- a CDS encoding 5-(carboxyamino)imidazole ribonucleotide synthase, with product MDFEHVKLGILGGGQLGKMLCLVASNWNLRTYVLDPSADCPTASVCTGFTHGDFRNYEDVYEFGRNVDILTIEIEHVNLQALFRLREEGVIIRPEPHALELIQDKAKQKEFYVSKGLPTADFSVFPGKEAIVAAVGSGEIKIPFVQKLSRTGYDGRGVYVVRKKEQLDDLLEGESVIEDLVDVEKEISVIVSRNSTGETKCFPPVEMLFNSNANIVEFLISPCELDNAMSAQACELAERTIRSFDMCGILAVEMFVSKKGEILINESAPRPHNSGHHTIDAARTSQYEQCLRSILDLPPGDTEIKTPSVMINILGQPGFEGEVRYEGLRGCMGVEGAKFHIYGKTLTKPYRKMGHVTVLDDDISGALEKARFIMSNLRAIA
- the purE gene encoding 5-(carboxyamino)imidazole ribonucleotide mutase, whose product is MKPILVSVIMGSDSDLPVMAEAVEVLEQFGVGHEVTIVSAHRTPERLVDFSKKAHKRGVKVIIAGAGGAAHLPGMVASVSPLPVIGVPIKSSNSIDGWDSVLSILQMPSGVPVATVALGGAKNAGILAVEILSVADPELSRSVVEHKKKLSSEVKKKAARLEKMGASVYLERTGEKKKSS
- a CDS encoding type II toxin-antitoxin system MqsA family antitoxin, producing the protein MDKQSITCHMCGSSDVHIRKEEDRFEYGNSQPRVFLSAVVDVYSCNECSFEYTDSRADDLRHEAVCNYLGVLTPEEITRIRKRTNMSQEEFSRETGIDEETLSRWERGHLIQNEVMDNLLYLLSQPENLEILRKRRSYLPCRIPVVRQRH
- a CDS encoding AAA family ATPase, translated to MLTKLTVRNFKSLDDVTVELPRLAVLFGPNAAGKSNLLDAIQALSWMGNARTLLDALGGPLPVRGLSFEAFSFPSDGLPALLRKQSARFTLEADLVTKNGKYRYRIEPEIDFKSGRLSVADEYLAQLGVAGNPKGTPAIERVDSTLHIRRKGKAGPPRREPLGLNHSILSDLSLGGKDYLWFEQVRMELYKWRTYYLEPRMVMRVEEPPADVSDIGVHGQYIAPFLYKLQAEYPKHFNAVSRTLRSIVPSIDKLTVELDEKRGTLNLLIRQSGIEYSSRVLSEGTLRILALCAIAVNPWENSLLALEEPESGVHPRRLELIAQLLLSLTKQPGRQVIVTTHSPLFADAILKAKRESSSPDDIGLFNVRRVERATVIEPFNISGPLFKDMEITAALADDMDDGGFESLLLRGLIDE
- a CDS encoding DUF4276 family protein translates to MSNRVVVDLFAEDLAHEKFLEPMLNRVAREEGVKVWTRVISAKGGHGRAIKEFERYQNTKDKLDREPGDFVVVAIDGNCSTFVKAREEILNSTTPALIDKLVVACPDPHVERWYLADPKSFEVVVGYRPKIIPNKCERDHYKHLLLEAIRKAGHPAPLGGIEFASELVEEMDLYRAGKSDSSLKAFLDDLRIKLKTVSTRS